The following is a genomic window from Calliphora vicina chromosome 5, idCalVici1.1, whole genome shotgun sequence.
gattaattgaataccctactaaatattaaaaaaaaaaattaaaatttaaaaaataaaaaattgaatttaaaaaacaattcgaaattttgttttccaaaaaataaaaaaaacaactttaaaaaaaaataaattttgtttacctaaaaatatttaatatttttattttgaagtataatttggtgaagggtatataaaactcggcacagccgaatatagctctcttacttgttttatctaaACTTCTTACAGTGGAAAGGAATACAACCGTACTAAACTTATTCTTTCACAATTATTGTtctacaaatatttgaaaatagctTATCAAATCGGGCACGTTTTCAAACAACTACATAACGAAATAAGTCCTTCAGAGTTTTACGGATTTCTCTAATGCAGTTCACCAGATATTTCcgctttttttataatatagggctattttggaccgaatggaatttttcgaatttgtttgttagtttgacaactaaattaccaattatATACAAATGATCTTAGTGCATTATCAAtaatgaatccaaaaataaacgatttaaaaaaatagtaaatttttgctgtttttttggcgaaaaagtgacttaactcttttttttattaaaaaaaaaaattctttaagaatatataacaattttatgattttctgtaAGATATCTTTACAAGAAACAGTTTGGtgtaaaaaatatgttctatttttcgaatatgtcggccttacgcccttcggaaattgacctattttctataaaaatttcaatattgggctacatattctaaaatcccaaattttggatcagaaaatggaaagcagctttggaaaccttgatatgttccctatttatcaaCAAAgcattttgggattttcgctcaaTTTTTTAGGAGTTGTGGTATTCTCTTTGACCTTTtggcaagtttttttacacttttttttatttagaatgccaaatttaaaaaacgttgaaaatttcattgatttttgttaataaataaagattttattacatattatatatttattgagttactaaaactaaaatttgtatcaaaattttaataggattgcaaatattaggaacaatttgatccacttttattccgaactaatattttttgtttagataatttaattttggtcttacaaataaaatttatctcaattagattcaaaaacaagtaagagtgctatattcggctgtgccgaatcttatatacccttcaccaaattatacttcaaaattttaaatatttttaggtgaacaaaattaaattttttttccagttatttttaaattttttgggaaaaaaattttttcgattgttattttaaatttaaattttttttttttaaattttaaaaattttttttttttgttttttcaattttaaattttttttttttgtttttttaatttttttttttttttaaaaaattcgggttaaaatttttttttccgattttgactcattgtaggtccaacttactatggtcttatatacgtcgttgcaaatgtctttgaaatatctatcattagatatccatattgtctatattaatgtcttagtaatccagatattggtcaaaaataggtcaaaaatcgaggttgtcttggtgttttcatcatatctcagccatttgtggaccgattttgctgattttaaatagcaaaattctcgaaagcatgtctgacagaattgttgaagatttggatgccgaagatatctggggtcttcagaaaattgattataacagacagaaagacagacggacagaatatatatactttatagggtcggaaatgaaaaatgtagaaattacaaacggaatgacaaacttatatatacccttctcacgaaggtgaagggtataataagccacttttaaaactcagtccttcaaaaaaaatttcactttttcatattttaatataaaatgtgaCTAAGTTAAACCCattgacttgttgttgaataaaatattaagaatatttaccaaaaaaatctgaaaatgtgcaatatttttgaaagactgagttttaaaagtggaatattgagatattgacttcaattttttttgtaagactaaaaattaacttatctaaacaaaaaaatttgttttttcaaggCTTAGCCGAATATaaagtctttgaaatcggatggaaaacaaaaaaatggcacgtgtttaaacatttaacaTGTCGAAtataccctactttgagcccccatagcgccacACGCAGTTGTAGATTCCATTTTAGTTACTTAAACCTCCACGTCAAATTAAAATCCGATCTGACCAGTCGTttaaaaatgccagatttatttccaaaaaatttcgattctaccCCACTGTGCAGCGCATCAGGGAACACGTCTCTTCCAAATTTTAGCtttctatttttgaaaataacgactttattaaagaaatcatatttgtaaccacaacacttttaattttcttaagttttttgtaTCTACTGTAACATATTAAAAAGTGATAGGCCCTTTTGCTAGTAGATTTTCttgacaaattttataattttgtatagctAGATTTGGGATTCgaaaattgttaattaaatCTTAACAGATGCTGagacattttgaaatttctggacctttttatataatataattcCTTTGCTGTACCAGATTTATAGCACTTCATtacaggtatattttttttggtattttatccaTCATTAGTTAACCAAAATCATATCTATTAAAAATCAATGAATTATGCCAAAATACACACTTTATTATTCCAAATTTTAGCacagaaatttacaataatatattattttttactgtTAATCAAATCTGTATATAGTGACACCGTTCCCATATAGTCCAAGGGATAACcttcataaaatattaataacaatttatatgaatttaaaggTAATGGTGGTAGTGGCATATGTTTTACATCCAGGCTTAGATTATTCGCAATTAAATAAccctaaaacaaaaaataaatttatttattaaaaaaaataataaaaatttgtctaaTTTTATTTTGCTGACGCTTACCTTAAAAGGACATGAATGATTAACATTGGaaaaggtttttaaaatattcataaaagaatttaaataaagtcCGGATGCTTTTTTATCCATAAATTTGCATACATTTGAGgtgaaattaactaaataaggTTTATAAATATTGGCATCATTACGTGCATATAATCCAACATTTACCTagaaaaacaaaagttaaatattcaattgtgatatttttaattagaaattaccAAGGTTGGTTAGTGGTACTTCTCAAATACCTCTTGACGATAAGTCATAGGCCCTaagcttccgaaaattactcacaaacaaattttaagcaaatatcTTTTTATAAGACTAATATAggaatttaaaactatattaagACCTTTACAATTCgcgtttaaattttttgccatACTTTGAGTTCCCACAGCGCCGCTTCTAAGTGATCTTATTGAATTACCCAGATAGAAATgcagatttatttacaaattattttgacTTTGTCCCACTGTTAAAACTAATATCGCCCAAGTgcattatatttcaaataataactATTTCTACTTACGGAAATATTTCttagtacatttttaataaaagtcaCCATAAAACCTGATGTTTTATATCGATTAATCGCCTTCATATAACAGGAATGATTACTGAAATACTTGGGACTTGGAGCACATTCCAGTTTTGTTGTCTTGAAATACATAGCTGCATATGTAGAAAACTATTAAgacatttaaatagtgttaaatTATTgatgtatattaaattatagACTTACTACGCAATAAACGAGAcataatattaaaacttttcggaaGTACATAACGAGTTCTTTAAACAGGGTTATTGTAAAAACTACATAGATAGTTGTTGATAGTTCATAGACaaatattaattacaaaattaaaagtaaatgcGTAATTAAACCATTTACAATCATGCGTTAcagtaataataatgaaatacccaccatcaaaaaatatgGGGGGTATATTGAGTTTGTCACTCCATTTGTGGCAAATCGAAATAATGGTCGTTGAATCAAAAACTATATATTATGGGTccatatgaaattctaagaagatctagctatgtccgtccatctgtctgttgatGGCACTATAGGCCCTCGAGGGAAATAGGTATGGATGGGCTAAATACATCGTTTGAAcataactctttgcggtttggtggttagtttactaacaacattttctatagtctttaatcCTCTAACCGGTcaattttatttcgaggtaaaataatataccaggttattgttaaaaaaaagaaaacgttggaataaaaacaaacaaaagacaagtgcacgttcttgtttatcacaataaataaattgtttgtctctttacacatatttaccgttataatgGGAAAAATAACCTAATTAAGCagtattacatacatttaacatacccgcctaAAAGCAGCCTTgacggttagagggttaaaacatagtttattgtcatctattgccattttgctaaacaattatattttctgaagtcatcgtttataattttttgaaaaactttgacgtcagggtgctctggttagataaatataaaaatttgaaaatattgtaaaaatcagtttttttaagagactttcactcATTCAgtaaaaaaagcacagagtatttattgttcatcgaattcagtgttaaggtaggatcacacgattgccgcaatgcaccaatttaatacaatttttattgtgctgaattggggcccaatcaaattctctgcagtcacatgattgcctcattttatataaatttgattgtcgttaattggcgcaaagcgatatagtggcaataattgtcgcattccagtcacacgattgttctagtttgcggcaactcagagaaacagctgttgtctagatgttaaattttgttttgtttacataaatgtaaaaaaatctaattgtgaaaaaattatttgttaaataaaaaaagaaaattgcgtcggccttaattatcgtataaaataattaataaagaaatgttaaaagatgtatgtgggtcaaagagtggctcacaaaaagaatatttcttttacaaaaatgaatattggcgctaattgtcttctttgattgccgcactagaacacaataaatattgttgtatttttaacttttttattggtgcatgttgcctatcaagcattcacatgattgccgcaccagtgttgcatttgattgggtcaaataagcacaatattgttgtggtttgacatatgagccaatgagttgtgaaatcacacgattgacgtataaaatagaccaataattggtgcattgcggcaatcgtgtgatcctacctttactttgatatttcggaTGTTTGGTCAGATAATTTAGtctaaattattcgatttccaaaaaatttatacgaaacaaaaaatCGCTGCCCGTATTATAatggtggagggtatataagaGTCGGCACAGCCGTCTTActtctattaaataaatttgtaaagctAAATAGTCACACTATACAGTGATGTTAAAAGCAACATAAAtcgtaataaatatgtaaattataaaCTACAGCTCAGATTTCTATGCATGTTGGAACGTCAATAGAAACTTGATATTGAAAGGGAAACATAATTTGTCTATATGTTGATGTAAACTACTATGTCTACTTTATCTTTCCGATGTGAACATTAAAGCGAAAGcaacaaagtttttaaatgtcgaattttataccAACAAAACCTCATaagtgggaagttttgctttatttctttaacttGAAACTAGTGCCGATAAAGTACACCGATTGCCCACCAAAGCGTGTGTTGATGTGCTACATCGACTTCAACATTACAGAGATGTTTTCTTCGGTCCAGAGGTGGCGATTTTAACCCGGAATATAAAGATTGCCCATccagccaaaaaattttgaagagcaAGAATTGGAGATTTGGATGTTTGTtgtcaaacttaacaagagctttGGTTCTACTCAACCAGCAATTTCAaaagagagaccttgaaagacgatttcacatgtccgaaatgatgattGAACGCTATAATCGCTACTTGCGATTCAAAATGGATCCAGTACGATAATCCGAAGGacaagagatcgtatgtgaagcccggccaaccagcagaATCGATTCCAAAGCCAAtaatccatggcgctaaggtaattctttgtatttggtatgaccaaaaagttccagtctattatgagctgcagaaatctggccagaccatcacagggtaACTGTACCGACGCAAAATATTcgcttgaagcgagcattggccgaaaaatgccgAGAATATacagccagacatgaaaccgttatatcccatcatgacaacgctaggcaacctgtttcaatacattttaaaaactatttagaaagaagtgattgaaaagttttgcctcacccgtctTGCAGTCCATAACTTAGcccttccgactactatttgctacgatcgatgcagaatgagAGTgccccttagaattaaattctttgaaatgttgaaacggtacccgctgaaataccaccaaaaaatgtttagcttgttctaagaagggcaacccttgccgactttcgatttagttttgaggtgcatttacaagggaaaaatgcattttttaagttttttttgaaattttagccattaaataattacttttgtaattcaatgtaaaataatcgaattgtgtacgtaattgtcgttctaataagatataaaagacaaaacattttgctaagaacaataagtaataagttacatggatgagaaaaaacacctgtttggccaaaatgtaaaattttgaccccctctaactcagagagttctagaccgatcttgttgaaaaattgtgtctactattcaataggtctaaccttggtgcaaattttatACTGATCGGAAGACATGgaaaagggaaataaatatgtgaCTTTAAAACTGTTAGtctggtttgaatgaaatttcatatgcgcaaagaagaagtgttttcgagtttaaattttgaatttgggccTCATGGGACCACCTTGGACGCGGCCACTGGTCCTCAAATTGGGACACCTCGGGTACACCTctcttttttctaatattttaatggtagtatatatagatatattcaTTACCATTAATTTGCGATCGATGCCCACTGTACGGCATAATGTACAACAATTGGGGAATTATGCTGCTCTATAAAATATGctagataattctaaatacattggataatatttgtaatttgtttacgCACCGAAAATGTATTtagtatttaagttattcaatATGCCTAAATGTAATtagaaataaatgtaaaactTATTATAAAGCTAATCAAAAagcttaattaaaaataaattacaataaacGCAATTAATGAacattaaaaacattaacaaaCATTAAACAAATGTATATTCATGCGTAGCTATAGAATATTTGTGACTTTTCGCGATCCCCCCAGCTAATAGAAATATGTTGTGGCGCTTAATATTATTCATTGcggttatttttggaattttcatcACGGtaagttttgtaaaattttaaaataaataaaaaatatatatgatttATATTCCGTTGTAGCCCATATATACTACTGTGTATTtgaaaactgttaaaattgATTGTACTGGAAATTTGAAATATGTTTATGGTAACCATACATGCCGCCTTAAAGCTATAAATCGTTATAAGACAGTTGGAATGATGGAGGTACATGCTCGTAATCCATTGCGTAATATATCGGTAAGTACATAAATGTTGAGATTGAACTTTCTTGACAATATTTCACTCATTGTCAAAATATTTGTTGgacttcataaaaattaaaatccccaaaaaactataaattttatttacaaaaacttttcGCTCTATTTCTCtacttttagtttaatttagccTTATTTGTTCGCAATAGTGCTAATGTATTTAAACCATTTCTCTTTAATGTAACCGAGAACTTGTGCAGATGGTATAATCGCAGATCACCTGGATCGTATGTAACTATAATAATgaaagttttaaaacaatttacaaacaTCAATCATTCGTGTCCTTATACGGTAAGTGTGCTGGGTAAAACTACTTTATAATTAATTCTATTTAtcttatatttcaatttcaggGCGCTATAATCGCAAAGAATTTATATTTGGACACGAGTCTAGTACCGGTGAAGTTGccaaaaaattcatataaatttcatGTGATTTTTTATGAGGGTCTTCAGAATATACTTGAACAAATAGGAACTGTGTCGTATTATATGGATTTAATTGAGACTCGTCAATGATACTGATTAAATATTGTTGTAGTAATTTTACACGTATCTGATTTATATCAGCATAAAATTATGTACTGGTACTGTAAATAACCTACAAGATGCTGAAAAATTGACAATGTTCGCTGTCAGTTTGACACCTTGcggtacaaaatttttttttacattattcatttactttttgcattttagaactaagtattattaattatactaaaattattgaataaataattttcgtaattgaaacacaaaaaataacaaaaatgtgttttcaataacgaaaattatctattcaataatttttgtgtttgaaattcaaccaataacgaaaattgtatattcaattgtcaaaataatcaaattcaaaactcaaaattcaaaattcaatagaaaatatcaagaaatttagcttttgagcaaatgaatacttgatttaattatgaaataattggaaccagttcaatatgtgacaaatatttgaattgaaacggttttgaatgaatgttaaaaaataaagaaattataatttatttcaagTATTGAAGTGGCTTCATAATGAAAACGTATTACGCGTTTCCAAATCAAGAAATCGATGGCTAAATTGCGTTGGTTGtgtaaaattgtgttttttttttattttcaggaaAGCTGATTAATAGTTCACTTCATATTATTTACACATCTTCAATAAAACGTAATTGTATGTTCTTAACACGAGTGGTAGAGTTCatgaaaaaatcaaacattttggagaattttactaaaatattttattttttttcttatcacACGAACGATGTTTTGTAGTTGCATACGAAGATACTCTTCACCTTCGCTATTTCcagaatataattttccgaccgtataaagtatatatattctggatccttatagatagcggagtcgattaagccatgtccgtctgtctgtcggtccgtctgtctatctgttacatacacgattcatacatcaatatctccggaaatcttccggctcggttgcattttaaaatcgagaaaattagagatataaggaaaaaccaggacaacatcgattttttatcaatatatggattactaagtcattttatatagacaatatggatatctaatgat
Proteins encoded in this region:
- the LOC135959743 gene encoding uncharacterized protein LOC135959743, with protein sequence MAIDDNKLCFNPLTVKAAFRRVNVGLYARNDANIYKPYLVNFTSNVCKFMDKKASGLYLNSFMNILKTFSNVNHSCPFKGYLIANNLSLDVKHMPLPPLPLNSYKLLLIFYEGYPLDYMGTVSLYTDLINSKK